In the Arthrobacter sp. 31Y genome, one interval contains:
- a CDS encoding 8-oxoguanine deaminase: protein MTPLWIKNPLGIFTANDLDAGGGLVVSDSGTILELVPSGGQPSSPATVFDASAHVVLPGLINTHHHFYQTLTRAWGPVANAPLFPWLQNLYPVWARLTPRSLELAVQVALAELLLSGCTTAADHHYLFPDGMEDAIDIEVAAVRAIGMRATLTRGSMTLGEDDGGLPPRTTVQSPEAILADSERLIRQYHETGDGAVVQIALAPCSPFSVTKEIMAESAAMAERFDVRLHTHLAETIDEEDFCKSMFGLRTVDYLESVGWLGSRTWLGHGIHFNDEEIARLGAAGTAVAHCPTSNMRLASGTARVLELEAAGVPVGLGVDGSASNDASNMILEARQALYLQRLRYGASVPVERALGWATRGSAAVLGRSDIGQLAPGLQADLALFKPDELRFSGSHDPVAALLLCGADRADRVMVGGVWRVVDGAIPGLDVAGLIAEHSAAARKLVAG, encoded by the coding sequence ATGACCCCACTTTGGATCAAGAACCCCCTGGGTATCTTCACCGCAAACGACCTCGACGCCGGCGGCGGCCTGGTGGTTTCCGACTCCGGCACCATCCTTGAGCTGGTGCCTTCGGGCGGGCAGCCTTCTTCTCCCGCAACCGTTTTTGACGCGTCCGCCCACGTGGTGCTGCCAGGGCTCATCAACACGCACCACCACTTCTACCAAACCCTCACCCGCGCGTGGGGGCCCGTGGCCAACGCTCCCCTGTTCCCTTGGCTGCAGAACCTGTACCCGGTGTGGGCGCGGTTGACTCCTCGAAGCCTCGAACTTGCCGTGCAGGTTGCACTGGCTGAGCTGCTGCTTTCCGGCTGCACCACCGCCGCCGACCACCACTACCTCTTCCCCGACGGCATGGAAGATGCAATCGACATCGAGGTGGCCGCAGTCCGGGCCATCGGAATGCGGGCCACGTTGACCCGCGGCTCCATGACGCTGGGAGAGGACGACGGCGGGCTGCCGCCCAGGACCACGGTTCAGTCACCTGAGGCGATTCTTGCGGACAGCGAACGGCTGATTCGCCAGTATCACGAGACCGGTGATGGGGCTGTTGTGCAGATCGCCCTTGCCCCATGCTCACCGTTCTCAGTGACCAAGGAAATCATGGCCGAATCTGCGGCCATGGCTGAACGGTTCGACGTCCGGCTGCACACCCACCTTGCCGAGACGATCGATGAGGAAGACTTCTGCAAATCCATGTTTGGACTGCGGACCGTGGATTATCTGGAGTCCGTGGGCTGGTTGGGTTCACGTACCTGGCTTGGACACGGGATCCACTTCAATGACGAGGAGATCGCGCGGCTGGGAGCTGCAGGAACAGCGGTTGCCCACTGCCCGACGTCCAACATGCGCCTCGCATCTGGCACCGCGCGCGTCCTGGAACTTGAGGCAGCGGGCGTTCCCGTGGGGCTGGGAGTGGACGGCTCGGCGTCGAACGATGCCTCCAACATGATCCTCGAAGCACGGCAGGCACTGTATTTGCAGCGCTTGCGGTATGGCGCATCCGTGCCCGTGGAACGTGCACTGGGATGGGCCACCCGTGGCTCCGCCGCCGTTTTGGGGCGCTCCGACATCGGCCAGCTGGCTCCTGGTCTCCAAGCAGACTTGGCCCTCTTCAAGCCCGACGAGCTGCGGTTCTCCGGCAGCCACGATCCCGTAGCTGCGTTGTTGCTCTGCGGTGCGGACCGTGCGGACCGTGTGATGGTGGGCGGTGTTTGGCGCGTGGTTGATGGTGCGATTCCAGGGCTGGACGTTGCAGGGCTCATCGCTGAGCACTCTGCGGCGGCGCGGAAGTTGGTTGCGGGGTAG
- a CDS encoding type IV toxin-antitoxin system AbiEi family antitoxin domain-containing protein: MTKSINDQLPAEMDLWRTNELHELGINDRRISLLVRSGALVRLRRGCYIRGSTWKAQKPWIRSLQLVAAHAHGTLTTSAGNSVYSHTSAARLHGLFLWNVDDKVHITTETTTSSTSHGGDVVPHTRPLALKGGMAFIQGMPCTTLEQTVVDCCRMLNYKQALVLMDHALRKGADAAKLQQMCASLAGCNGVLTLRRALENADARSESPGETLTRELLQRLRIDLPEPQVEVTSAEGRHRLDFAWKKRKVALEFDGRVKYFDYAPTDEVVYQERLREKALSELGWTFIRIKWQHLFREQEFKTSVLRVLRGTS; the protein is encoded by the coding sequence ATGACGAAGAGCATCAATGACCAGCTTCCCGCGGAAATGGACCTGTGGCGGACCAACGAGCTGCACGAACTGGGGATCAACGACCGACGAATTTCCTTGCTGGTCCGCTCCGGAGCCCTGGTACGGCTACGCCGCGGTTGCTATATCCGAGGCAGCACGTGGAAAGCCCAAAAGCCGTGGATCCGCAGTCTGCAGCTCGTTGCCGCGCACGCACATGGAACGCTCACGACGTCGGCCGGCAACTCTGTTTACAGTCACACCTCGGCCGCGCGCCTCCACGGTTTGTTCCTGTGGAACGTGGATGACAAAGTCCACATCACAACGGAGACCACCACATCATCCACGTCTCACGGCGGGGACGTTGTTCCGCACACCCGTCCACTCGCGCTGAAGGGCGGCATGGCTTTCATTCAGGGCATGCCCTGCACCACTTTGGAGCAGACCGTGGTGGACTGCTGCCGGATGCTGAACTACAAACAAGCCTTGGTGCTCATGGACCACGCACTCAGGAAGGGTGCCGATGCGGCCAAGCTGCAGCAGATGTGTGCGTCGCTGGCCGGATGCAACGGCGTCCTGACCCTTCGCCGGGCCCTGGAGAATGCGGATGCCAGGTCAGAGTCACCCGGGGAAACCCTCACCCGCGAGCTGCTCCAGCGACTGCGGATAGACCTGCCCGAACCGCAGGTGGAGGTCACGTCAGCGGAAGGTCGTCATCGGCTGGACTTTGCCTGGAAGAAGAGAAAGGTGGCCCTGGAGTTCGATGGAAGGGTGAAGTACTTCGATTACGCCCCCACTGACGAGGTGGTTTACCAGGAACGGCTGCGCGAAAAGGCTTTGAGCGAGCTCGGATGGACGTTCATTCGGATCAAGTGGCAGCACTTATTCCGGGAACAAGAGTTCAAAACGAGTGTGCTGAGGGTTCTGCGGGGAACAAGCTAG